GGAATAAAGCAGGTCTAGGGGCGACGTAGCTACGTAGGATGTTCCGGAAGACGAAGCTGGGAGATCGGTTCTTGGATACTTGGCGTACCCACAGCTTTTGTTTTTGCTCTACTTTCTTCCTGATTTTCCTCGATCGGTCATTTTTCTCttgcattttctttttgttattTAATCGTATTCTatattgttttcttcttttgttttataCCCCGCGTACGACCGGCCCCTGCGCCCCGGCCACACACCAATGACTGAAGGAGCCTCAAAAATGACTTATCGCTGCAAAAGCGACatcaaaatattcagaaaagagaaattttatggaattctttatttttatgtacAAAATTTAACTgtcaaaaaaaacaaagtacTCAAACCAATTAGAACATTTTGTAAGataagactttaaaaaaataaatttaatgtgTCATAAATCGTACTTTGCACTTATCACAGGTACTTACAAACGCAATAATTTTCGAGTGAATACTTTAGAATGATTGTTCGCCACTTGGaggaaaagatgaaaattccTCTTCTGAAGACCCTATTTGAAACAGGGTGTTTAATCGTACATAGGAGAATCGAGTGTATCTGGACAGAGTGTGGggattaatttttaatgagatcAAATTGTCATAAGGGTTAGTATAACTACGAATGTACACACGAAAGCACGTGATCCGATAGGACACGTCATTTCTGAGTTCTTCTTATCACGAAGGAGAATCAAACTTGACAGAAAATGAATAAAGTACTTGAATATGAGGGGAAACGTACTGGCATCGCGGGTGGTAACGAGTGTACCtactgttaaaaatttttggagtgaaattctgtgccgaaGTCTGTATAGCGTCCCAAAACCCGAGTTATTAAATTGTTGCGGATCAAAATCTCTCCTCCTTAAGAAAAGCCTTACACTATTTCGGAATCGACTCTTTATGCGGAGTGTCgtacgcttttatggtgctaagtTCACTTCCCACTAAGAATATCAATCAGAGTTTTTGGACGCTAcatagactccggcaccgaatttcgCTTCCCGGTTTCTAACAGTATGTCAAGCAAAAACAGGGATTCTAGTGTTGGACGTCAGAATTAATCGACATGCTGGAATCAGGCCTCGCCGTGGGTTGCAGCATTTTGATTTCTTGCTCGGAGACCAAGGCAAATATTTTACCCTTCAGCTCAGAAACGACAGCTGGCGGTAACTTCCTCATGGTCAATAGGATGCACTTGAAGAAAAGTTCAAGCTCGTCCTCGCTCTTGCGTTGGTTTTGGAGGCTCAGGATGTGATTGATCAAATTGGCGTTTTCTTGGTCCCTCCTTTTTAGGACCCCGGAGAGCAACTCGACGATGTCCACGTCTTTGAGAGGGTCGTTCTCAGTCGTGGCAGTTTCGCTCATGGGTTGGTGCTCGGTCTGTTGGAAGTCTTGCACTTGATGGATCACCGGTTGGAAAACCTCCTCCGTGTCCATGAGGGTTTCCTGTTGGTTTGAGGAGTCGACGGAGAGACCCTCGTCAGTCGGGGCTCGGAGGCGGGGACGCTTTAGGGGCGGAGCTTCCACTACGAGCCTGCGAGGAAATTGGAAAAGTGAAATATTGGAAATATACTTATGACACTGCGGTGCAAAATGTAATTAGAAGTGGggactcaaatttttcaataccgcgaaaaagagaaaaagttttTAGAGCACAcataacccaagtagcatttttcaacgcaAAAATggcgatttgttgcgattttgtcggcgataaaaccgctaagatcatcaacatctgagcgattatcctcgatcttgttgcaataaaatcgcgattttatcgcccggcaatttatcgcgataatatcgcaaaaaaaatcgcgatatatggcgatttaatctcgattttatcgacgaaaattggtcgcgattttattgaacaaaaaattgcgatgcatagcgatttaatcgccatagatagcaatttttcattcgataatattgcgataaattgccaccgatttAATCGCGaaaatcaaccgataaaatcgctatttatcgcgatcactgcctTGGGAAGCATGAATTATAGAAACATTTTTCGGTACCCACAACTGTGTTTTCACTAATCAATTTACTCCCACTAAACGCAGGAGCACCTTCATGAAAAACGCATACGCAAAAACGTGAGCAAGCTGCGTGACTTTtatgccctgctaaggaagaacgccgtatgcgccttcgaactttgcctaattttctttaataaaatacgaataatattttaagggaaattgtgaatactttcctttgaatttttccgaGACTTTCATTTGCTATCAGAtcttaattatctgaaaatattcataatttccctcaaaaagtaaccttttaccggaggaaatttggcaatgctcgAGTCGACATActgcgttcttctttagcacatCAGTATTTCGGCATGGCGTAAGTGTATTTGTCTATCCTGCCAAATGAAGGCGAGTAAATAAGATATCTCAGGTTAAAAATTACATGCGCGTAATGTCCCGTTCAAAATCGCAGACTTAACGTAGGGTAATTCATACTGAACTAAAAGGGGAAGAGGAACTTACTTTCTCGGTCCGATGCTATCCAAAAACGTCAGTTTTTGTAAGAGggtattttttctcctcctgaTTTTGTTTGGCCCCGACTTTAATTGCTTGAAATAATTATCTCTGAGATTTTTCCATCTCCTTTTACAGTGATCGACtggaaaagaaatgaaacatttCAGACGGAGAAGCTAATAATTGACGTCAGAATGTGAGAGAATTAGCATTGGAATCCTAAATGCAAGCATGCTCATGGATTAATACTTCATCTAGACCGAGTGCTCATTTTTCTGCTACGAGCGCCGACTGACACTCGGACGGAAAGTCAATTGGAACATTTCTTAAACTTCCAAAAATGCAACTTGGCGACCGTTGTAAGCGGAAATCGGCACGACAGCTTTGCCTCCAGGCTGGCGCCTCCCCTTCTCCTCCTCTCTGGTCGTGAGCCGTACAGTCCCAGTCGGTCCGATTGGCCCGAGGCTTTCTGCCGATCATCTCACTCTCGGCAATGCGTTTATTCTCAAACTAAATGCGTGTTTAATCAACTTCTACTGcctaaaaaagtgaaattactAAGTTTTTGAGTGTAATCGAATATAGTGGAATTCAGCACAAATGGCCGACTCACAACGGCAACATTCGAAAGGCGCTGCGAAACGAAAGAGAAAGAGAGCACGTGACGATACAGAAGttcctaaaattacaaattatttCGGGAAAGCTACCACCGTCGCCGATTCTGATGACATTGCTTCGTCTCCGAGTGCAACTCGATCTACCTCGTTCCTAAGTTCATCATTGAGGCCACGTATACTTGGACTCTCAACCCCCTCCGGCCTTCAAAAAGCggcttccctggtaaaaattggcgataagagctgcgtttcaaaataccatgggaattcttatagccggctaaagaaggctatagaaaagcatatagctggctgtagaatgcggagaaaatcatatggtcgggctatacgaagcgataaaaaattatgcagccgggctatagttcctatcgccgggctttacactttatcgcctggctgttgctttttcgccatcgattatgaaaggctataagaaattgtgtagaaattcgtgtgctttggaaatcattaagtttgatacggaaccacttcaatatttacaaaacacactttatattttcctttaatacatatttttttttcatcaattaaaatgagaataatccatacaggatgtgcaaacatttcaaaatcatgagttgaataacgctgactccgccagattaaatattagagcctaacacaaagcgtagcggcgacgcactggcgcctacaaacgtaacagggatactttacgcgttgcgcaacgcgtgaagtatccctgttaggtttgtaggcgccaatgcgcgtttcgcgctggctgcccgcctgccgcgccgcagcgagccacggcgcttgaagcaactatttcacaccagaggtattgcacagtatcatacgaaactgaaggcgctctaatatattaggaatggcaggcatccatcaaaagtacggagctttcctcgcaaaataaatcaagatactacggcccaaaaagagagcagtagtccaaaaactcactaagtcctagcatccgtaattagtaacgtttagcatacactttatcgcctggctgttgcttaatcgccatcagctataaaaggctataagaaattgtgtagccggctatagaagctattggacatcttacagccggctgtaggtctatggtattttggaacacagattctaccgccaatttttaccagggttatgCGCGTTAGTTCCCTATCGGCCGGGCTATtattgcaattgatagacaaagctatagacaaacaaAGCAATGGGGATaaagagggatcctattggtggaaacggttggttgcaatggacaaatgagttAGGCGATAGGCTAACTAtaacggcaaccgacgagagacccgacg
This window of the Bemisia tabaci chromosome 3, PGI_BMITA_v3 genome carries:
- the LOC109043447 gene encoding uncharacterized protein, which encodes MTDNEFTLEEDERLIEEIARRPEIYDPNHAGYKQLTVKDQRWADIAKKLDKAVDHCKRRWKNLRDNYFKQLKSGPNKIRRRKNTLLQKLTFLDSIGPRKLVVEAPPLKRPRLRAPTDEGLSVDSSNQQETLMDTEEVFQPVIHQVQDFQQTEHQPMSETATTENDPLKDVDIVELLSGVLKRRDQENANLINHILSLQNQRKSEDELELFFKCILLTMRKLPPAVVSELKGKIFALVSEQEIKMLQPTARPDSSMSINSDVQH